A genomic window from uncultured Tolumonas sp. includes:
- a CDS encoding YhfG family protein produces MNKQSLEEKQAFAAKIRARNYAASLRLEGLKPIETEHSMTKESIISKYKSQVSQ; encoded by the coding sequence ATGAACAAACAATCCTTAGAAGAAAAACAAGCATTTGCGGCGAAAATTCGTGCTCGAAACTATGCAGCAAGTCTTCGACTCGAAGGTCTCAAGCCAATCGAGACTGAACACTCTATGACAAAAGAAAGCATTATCAGCAAGTACAAATCCCAAGTGTCACAATGA